Proteins from a genomic interval of Aspergillus flavus chromosome 7, complete sequence:
- a CDS encoding putative copper homeostasis protein, translating into MEQIQPDSPSRNSTNNGSSKDAASPLLEIACFNEESAIIAAKSGADRIELCQDYASGGLSPEPKALAILKSQISIPIYVMIRPHAESFYYSDTDFEAMKHTMHSLREKGADGFVFGILTQDTPAQTAPRIDVARNKELVELAQGRPCTFHRAFDLISESNWDTALADIVECGFTSILTSGPSGGTAIECVDHLDRLVHERLEQLRGRVEGHARLPQIIVGGGVRATNIRMLWERTRAPAFHSAALAQSSVELVSDAEVEALRAALNKAT; encoded by the exons ATGGAGCAAATCCAGCCAGACTCACCGTCGCGCAATTCGACCAACAACGGATCGAGCAAGGACGCCGCCTCTCCTCTGTTAGAGATTGCATGTTTCAATGAAGAGTCGGCTATAATCGCTGCCAAATCTGGAGCTGATCGAATTGA GCTATGTCAGGACTATGCATCGGGTGGTTTGTCTCCAGAGCCTAAGGCCTTGGCTATACTGAAATCGCAAATATCCATCCCAATCTACGTGATGATCCGACCACATGCAGAGAGCTTCTATTACAGCGACACAGACTTCGAAGCCATGAAGCATACAATGCATTCGCTCAGGGAGAAAGGTGCGGATGGTTTTGTATTCGGGATTCTGACTCAGGATACGCCAGCACAGACCGCTCCTCGAATTGATGTGGCGAGGAATAAAGAATTGGTTGAGCTTGCGCAGGGCAGGCCATGTACCTTTCATCGCGCGTTTGACCTGATATCGGAATCGAACTGGGATACTGCCTTGGCCGACATCGTGGAGTGTGGGTTTACTTCTATCCTGACAAGTGGTCCGTCCGGTGGGACGGCGATCGAATGTGTCGATCACTTAGACCGCCTGGTACATGAACGACTTGAGCAGTTAAGGGGACGTGTGGAGGGCCATGCTCGGTTGCCTCAGATCATTGTAGGTGGAGGCGTTAGAGCAACCAACATCAGAATGTTATGGGAGAGGACGCGTGCTCCCGCATTTCATTCTGCAGCCCTTGCTCAATCGTCGGTGGAGCTGGTCAGTGATGCTGAAGTAGAGGCGTTGAGGGCCGCTCTTAACAAAGCAACGTGA